A portion of the Glycine max cultivar Williams 82 chromosome 10, Glycine_max_v4.0, whole genome shotgun sequence genome contains these proteins:
- the LOC106794742 gene encoding uncharacterized mitochondrial protein AtMg00810-like, producing the protein MNLSSIIKLFLILNGVEQCMRKSKLLKQIPLGHLFHYHLISTVIQQAGIDFSDTFSLVAKLTTVRVLLCVPAAKNWCLLQLDANNAFLNGDLFEEVYMELPKGYRSANPSFVCKLNKSLYGLKQASRQWFCKFSTTLLSHGFQQSKHDYSFFTIGSGNSLVILLVYVDDIILSGPNLASIQVVQTKLQLLFQLKILGPLKYFLGLEIAKSNIGMSLSQRKYALSLLEDTGFLACKPSNIPMDPNLKLNLHDGDLLPDPSIYKRLIGRLLYLTISRPDITFVVNCLSQYMKAPRVPHLHVIHHLLQYIKSAPRQGLFFPAQNSLNLTTFADVDWVNFVDTRRYTFGFCVFLGNNLLSWRSKKQPTVSKSSTEAEYHVLSFVTSEIVWLSKLLLYFEVDVPSVMLFCDNKSAISLVSNPAHHERSKHIDIDHHFI; encoded by the exons ATGAACCTTAGTTCTATCATCAAGTTGTTCCTTATCTTGAATGGCGTCGAGCAATGCATGAGGAAATCCAAGCTCTTGAAGCAAATTCCACTTGGACACTTGTTCCATTACCACCTGATAAGCACT GTTATACAACAAGCTGGGATCGATTTCTCTGATACATTCTCTCTAGTAGCCAAACTTACCACTGTGAGAGTTCTGCTTTGTGTTCCTGCTGCTAAAAACTGGTGCCTCCTCCAATTGGATGCTAATAATGCCTTTTTGAATGGAGATTTGTTTGAAGAAGTTTATATGGAACTTCCCAAGGGATACAGGTCAGCCAATCCTTCATTTGTATGCAAATTGAACAAATCATTATATGGCTTAAAACAAGCCTCTAGACAATGGTTCTGTAAGTTCTCCACTACTCTTCTTAGTCATGGATTCCAACAATCCAAGCATGATTACTCCTTTTTCACCATTGGCTCAGGAAATTCCTTAGTCATTTTACTAGTATATGTAGATGACATCATCCTGTCAGGACCCAATCTTGCCTCTATACAAGTTGTTCAGACCAAATTACAGCTTTTGTTTCAATTGAAGATCCTTGgccctttgaaatattttcttggCTTAGAAATAGCCAAATCCAACATAGGTATGTCACTATCCCAGCGAAAGTATGCTCTATCTCTTTTGGAAGATACAGGTTTCTTGGCCTGCAAACCTTCCAATATACCAATGGATCCCAATCTGAAACTCAATCTTCATGATGGAGACTTACTCCCTGATCCATCAATATACAAAAGATTAATTGGTAGATTGCTTTATTTGACCATCTCACGACCTGATATCACCTTTGTTGTGAATTGCTTAAGTCAGTATATGAAAGCCCCTAGAGTTCCTCACCTACATGTTATTCATCATCTTCTGCAGTATATCAAATCTGCTCCTAGACAAGGTTTGTTTTTCCCTGCTCAGAACTCTCTCAACCTCACTACCTTTGCTGATGTTGATTGGGTCAACTTTGTTGATACCAGAAGATACACTTTTGGATTTTGTGTCTTTCTTGGAAACAACCTTCTTTCTTGGCGTTCTAAGAAACAACCCACTGTTTCAAAATCATCCACCGAAGCTGAATATCATGTCTTGTCTTTTGTTACTAGTGAAATTGTTTGGTTAAGCAAGTTACTTCTTTACTTTGAAGTTGATGTGCCCTCTGTGATGCTATTTTGTGATAATAAATCTGCTATAAGTCTTGTTTCAAACCCTGCTCATCATGAACGatccaagcacattgacattgatCATCATTTCATCTGA
- the LOC100789318 gene encoding syntaxin-121: MNDLFSGSFSRFRSDQSSPDRHHDIEMGAAAGGPRGGEVNLDKFFEDVEGVNEELKELEGLAQSLRSSHEQSKTLHNAKAVRDLRSGMDGDVSAALKKAKLIKLKLEALERSNAANRNLPGCGPGSSSDRTRTSVVNGLKKKLKDSMESFNEIRGLVSSEYRETVQRRYFTVTGENPDDKTLDLLISTGESETFLQKAIQEQGRGRILDTINEIQERHDAVKEIEKNLKELHQVFLDMTVLVQHQGEQLDDIESHVARAHSFVRTGAEQLQTARKYQKNTRKWTCYCIILLLVIIFFVVLFTVRPWKNNSSGGGNNGNQPAPAQTPPPPVNA, encoded by the exons atgAACGACTTGTTCTCAGGTTCCTTCTCTCGCTTCCGCAGCGACCAGTCATCCCCGGACCGCCACCACGACATCGAGATGGGCGCCGCCGCCGGTGGCCCCCGCGGCGGCGAGGTGAACCTCGACAAGTTCTTCGAGGACGTGGAAGGCGTGAATGAGGAACTAAAGGAATTAGAAGGCTTAGCGCAGAGTTTAAGAAGCAGCCACGAGCAGAGCAAGACGCTGCACAACGCGAAGGCGGTGAGGGACCTGCGGTCAGGCATGGACGGCGACGTTTCGGCGGCGCTGAAGAAGGCGAAGCTGATCAAGCTGAAGCTCGAGGCGCTGGAGCGGTCCAATGCCGCGAACCGTAACTTGCCTGGATGTGGACCGGGTTCGTCCTCGGACCGGACCCGGACCTCCGTGGTCAACGGTTTGAAGAAGAAGCTGAAGGATTCGATGGAGAGTTTCAACGAGATTCGCGGGCTTGTTTCGTCGGAGTACCGCGAGACCGTGCAGCGGCGGTACTTCACCGTCACCGGCGAGAATCCCGATGATAAGACGCTCGATCTCTTGATCTCCACCG GTGAGAGTGAGACCTTCCTTCAGAAAGCCATTCAAGAGCAAGGCAGGGGTAGAATTCTGGACACCATCAATGAGATTCAAGAGAGGCATGATGCCGTCAAAGAGATAGAAAAGAATCTCAAGGAGTTGCACCAAGTGTTCCTTGACATGACAGTGCTGGTGCAACATCAAGGAGAGCAGTTGGATGATATCGAGAGCCATGTGGCAAGAGCTCATTCTTTTGTGCGCACCGGAGCCGAGCAGTTGCAGACTGCGCGAAAGTACCAGAAAAATACCAGGAAATGGACCTGCTACTGTATCATACTTCTTCTGGTGATCATCTTCTTTGTGGTGCTCTTCACTGTGAGGCCGTGGAAAAATAACAGTAGTGGTGGCGGCAATAATGGTAATCAGCCTGCACCAGCTCAAACACCTCCACCTCCTGTCAATGCTTAA